The [Bacillus] selenitireducens MLS10 genome includes a region encoding these proteins:
- a CDS encoding rhomboid family intramembrane serine protease: MFLRNESFSEYISTYKAVSVLISICLFFYIWVYWFGFLGGNEIFALGVGWNFAIAMGEYWRLVTPIFLHGGLMHVMFNSFALFLFGPWLEAKLGISRFVMLFLGTAVIANIVTFLLQGPNYSHVGASGAIYGLFGVYLYIVLLRKDLMDQVSSQMIVTIIIIGVIMTFVNPGINILAHLFGLIAGAALAPLFLTGVSRWSNQLGSSNVHDPDDIGFDPKRWEKKRRIKEQLWFYIAGGAVAMIGFFWLIDTLFFS, translated from the coding sequence ATGTTCTTACGTAATGAAAGTTTCTCTGAATATATTTCCACTTACAAGGCCGTTTCGGTCCTCATCAGCATTTGCCTCTTCTTCTATATTTGGGTGTACTGGTTCGGATTTCTCGGAGGAAACGAGATCTTCGCCCTCGGTGTCGGATGGAACTTCGCCATCGCCATGGGCGAGTATTGGCGCCTCGTCACCCCGATCTTTCTTCACGGCGGGCTCATGCATGTCATGTTTAACTCATTTGCCCTGTTTCTTTTCGGTCCATGGCTCGAAGCCAAACTTGGCATCAGCCGGTTCGTGATGCTGTTTCTCGGAACCGCCGTCATCGCCAATATCGTCACATTCCTGCTTCAAGGCCCCAACTATTCCCATGTCGGGGCATCCGGGGCCATTTACGGCCTCTTTGGTGTCTATCTGTATATCGTGCTGCTTCGCAAAGACCTGATGGATCAGGTCAGTTCACAAATGATTGTGACCATTATCATTATCGGTGTAATCATGACCTTTGTAAACCCAGGGATTAACATCCTCGCCCACCTGTTCGGGCTGATTGCAGGTGCAGCCCTTGCGCCGCTGTTCCTTACCGGCGTCTCCAGATGGTCTAATCAGCTCGGTTCATCCAACGTTCACGATCCCGACGATATCGGCTTTGATCCGAAGCGCTGGGAGAAAAAGCGCAGGATCAAGGAACAACTTTGGTTTTACATCGCCGGCGGCGCGGTGGCCATGATCGGATTCTTCTGGCTCATCGATACCCTGTTCTTCTCCTGA
- the acpS gene encoding holo-ACP synthase produces the protein MIQGIGLDIIELERIRRLTVRQPRFSARILTERELTKMASFTDANRKIEYLAGRYAAKEAFSKALGCGIGGELSFQDIDIINREDGRPELFCQALDQDTRALVSITHTRDMAAAQVILERSPGPLNDKSGV, from the coding sequence ATGATTCAGGGGATAGGACTCGATATCATTGAACTTGAGCGAATCAGGCGGCTTACGGTGAGGCAGCCGAGATTTTCGGCAAGGATTCTGACTGAACGTGAACTGACGAAGATGGCATCGTTCACCGATGCGAACAGAAAGATCGAATACTTGGCCGGGCGCTATGCGGCGAAAGAGGCGTTTTCCAAGGCACTTGGATGCGGCATCGGTGGTGAATTGTCCTTTCAGGATATCGACATCATCAACAGGGAAGACGGCAGGCCGGAACTGTTCTGTCAGGCACTTGACCAGGATACCCGGGCACTTGTGTCGATCACCCATACGAGGGACATGGCCGCAGCACAGGTCATCCTTGAGCGGTCGCCTGGCCCATTGAATGATAAAAGCGGGGTGTGA